In Blastopirellula sediminis, the following proteins share a genomic window:
- a CDS encoding glyoxalase superfamily protein, with the protein MNIVFQQTIPVLRIFDVAKAKEFYVDFLGFAVDWEHRFHEKAPLYMQVSRAGLILHLSEHHGDSSPGANVFIWMTGVEALHAELIAKGYAYNCPSVEKTFYNSLCMKVVDPFHNTLQFNEEIKLDGEA; encoded by the coding sequence ATGAATATCGTTTTTCAGCAAACGATTCCGGTGCTGCGGATCTTTGACGTCGCGAAGGCTAAGGAGTTTTACGTCGACTTCCTCGGGTTCGCCGTCGATTGGGAGCATCGCTTTCACGAAAAGGCGCCGCTCTACATGCAGGTCTCGCGGGCCGGGCTGATCTTGCACCTCAGCGAACATCATGGCGATAGCAGCCCCGGCGCGAACGTCTTCATCTGGATGACCGGCGTCGAAGCGCTGCACGCCGAGCTCATTGCCAAGGGATATGCCTACAACTGTCCGAGCGTGGAGAAGACGTTTTACAACTCGCTTTGCATGAAGGTAGTCGATCCGTTTCACAACACGTTGCAGTTCAACGAAGAGATCAAGCTGGATGGCGAAGCGTAG